The Meriones unguiculatus strain TT.TT164.6M chromosome 1, Bangor_MerUng_6.1, whole genome shotgun sequence genome has a segment encoding these proteins:
- the LOC110550381 gene encoding ephrin-A4 isoform X4 has protein sequence MRLLPLLRTVLWAALLGSRLRGCSSLRHPIYWNSSNPRLLRGDAVVELSLNDYLDIFCPHYESPGPPEGPETFALYMVDWSGYEACKVEGANAFQRWKCSLPFAPFGPVRFSEKIQRFTPFSLGFEFLPGETYYYISVPAPESSGRCLRLQVSVCCKESRSESAHPVGSPGESGTSGWRGGHAPSPLSLLLLLLLPILRLLRVL, from the exons ATGcggctgctgcccctgctgcgGACTGTCCTCTGGGCCGCGCTGCTCGGCTCGCGCCTGCGGGGGTGCTCCAGCCTCCGCCACCCTATCTACTGGAATTCCTCTAACCCCAG GCTGCTTCGAGGGGATGCTGTGGTGGAGCTGAGCCTCAATGATTACCTAGACATCTTCTGCCCACACTATGAAAGCCCAGGGCCCCCGGAGGGCCCCGAAACCTTCGCTTTATACATGGTGGACTGGTCAGGCTACGAGGCCTGCAAGGTGGAGGGGGCAAATGCCTTCCAGCGCTGGAAGTGCTCACTGCCTTTTGCCCCTTTTGGCCCTGTGCGATTCTCAGAAAAGATTCAGCGCTTCACACCCTTCTCCCTGGGCTTCGAGTTCTTGCCTGGAGAGACTTATTACTACATCT CGGTGCCAGCTCCGGAGAGTTCTGGCCGATGCTTGAGGCTGCAGGTGTCTGTCTGCTGCAAGGAGAGCA GGTCGGAGTCAGCCCATCCTGTTGGGAGCCCTGGAGAAAGTGGCACGTCTGGGTGGCGAGGAGGACATGCCCCCAGCCCCTTGTctctcttgctgctgctgctgctcccaaTACTTCGTCTTTTGCGAGTTCTGTGA